From the genome of Clostridium sp. BNL1100, one region includes:
- a CDS encoding tyrosine-type recombinase/integrase translates to MANKRTRALDTEQYKLIINTIREGFVYQCEGKSVKFKPNNRMATVLSLQANLGLRIGDILDLKLNNIIKDGNRYRLDIIEEKTGKSRTFTVNNDIYNYLKMYCLENNIKPTATIFDITERSLQKNLQIVCNYLGLTDISTHSFRKFYATEIYNASGCNVALVRELLQHSALSVTQKYIGVSSKQVEDAIAQHLCLM, encoded by the coding sequence ATGGCTAATAAAAGAACTAGAGCATTAGACACTGAACAATATAAATTAATTATTAATACTATTCGTGAAGGGTTTGTATATCAGTGCGAAGGTAAAAGTGTAAAATTTAAACCTAATAATAGAATGGCTACTGTGTTATCTTTGCAGGCTAATTTAGGACTTAGAATAGGTGATATATTAGACTTAAAGCTAAATAATATCATTAAAGATGGTAATAGATATAGGCTTGATATTATAGAGGAAAAAACAGGTAAATCAAGGACTTTTACAGTTAATAATGATATATATAATTATCTTAAAATGTACTGCTTAGAAAATAATATAAAACCAACTGCAACTATATTTGATATTACTGAACGCTCATTACAAAAGAACTTACAAATAGTATGTAATTATTTAGGATTGACTGATATTAGTACACATAGTTTTAGAAAGTTTTATGCCACTGAAATATATAATGCAAGTGGTTGTAATGTAGCCTTAGTAAGGGAATTGTTACAACATAGTGCATTGTCAGTAACACAAAAGTATATAGGTGTAAGTAGTAAACAGGTAGAAGATGCAATAGCACAACACTTATGTTTAATGTAA
- the terL gene encoding phage terminase large subunit, with translation MIQINNNIDINNLSNDKKKELTKLLEIKEIREAKADYCKYVEYVHRGYWKRAKHLEYICQTVQDFIEGKIDKQILCLSLPPQHGKSNTITETLPSYYLGRFPDKRVIAVSYGDDLASRFGKRNKEKIEEFGKKIFDIELSPTSKSITEFDIKGRKGSMLSRGIMAGITGQPADLIIVDDPIKNRQEAESETYRNKVWDEWMSSVITRLSAKGKVIVIQTRWHEDDLTGRILQHNKDDAMYINITCEAEEGDILGRKVGDALFPEIGKDNAWLKKFKKNYYTDEGSRTWLALFQGKPTSAEGNMLKREWWKKYVTLPKMGLKIISVDATFKDSKKSDFVAIQVWGKIGNDMFLIDRIKKRMDFVDTVKAIKTMNSKHSDINSIYIEDKANGSAIISTLRSSIPYIIPVTPKESKEARVSAISPQIEAGHVYLPSYDIAPWIEEFIDECCKFPKGVNDDEVDCMSQAINKLKNIYADLISDDENIDDDDYMSYDEQISEMCKCT, from the coding sequence GTGATACAAATAAATAACAATATAGATATCAATAACTTATCCAATGACAAAAAGAAAGAATTGACTAAACTGTTAGAGATAAAGGAAATCAGAGAAGCAAAAGCAGACTATTGTAAGTATGTTGAATATGTTCATCGTGGATATTGGAAACGTGCTAAACACTTAGAATATATATGTCAGACTGTACAGGACTTTATTGAAGGTAAGATAGATAAACAAATACTCTGTCTATCATTGCCACCACAACATGGTAAATCTAATACAATTACTGAAACATTACCATCATATTACTTAGGTAGATTCCCTGATAAAAGGGTTATAGCTGTGTCTTATGGTGATGATTTAGCAAGTAGATTCGGTAAACGTAACAAAGAGAAAATTGAGGAATTTGGAAAGAAGATATTTGATATAGAACTATCACCTACTAGTAAATCAATCACAGAGTTTGATATAAAAGGTCGTAAAGGTTCTATGTTATCACGTGGTATTATGGCAGGAATAACAGGACAACCAGCGGATTTGATTATTGTTGATGATCCTATAAAGAATAGACAAGAAGCAGAATCAGAAACATACCGTAATAAAGTATGGGATGAGTGGATGAGTTCAGTTATCACTAGATTATCAGCTAAAGGTAAGGTAATAGTTATCCAAACGAGATGGCATGAAGATGATTTGACAGGCAGAATATTACAACATAATAAAGATGATGCAATGTATATCAATATTACTTGTGAAGCAGAAGAAGGGGATATATTAGGACGTAAAGTGGGAGATGCTTTATTCCCAGAGATAGGCAAAGATAATGCATGGTTAAAAAAGTTTAAAAAGAACTATTATACCGATGAAGGTAGTAGAACATGGTTAGCATTATTTCAAGGTAAGCCAACATCAGCAGAAGGTAATATGCTAAAGCGTGAATGGTGGAAGAAATATGTTACATTACCTAAGATGGGATTAAAGATAATATCAGTAGATGCAACATTCAAAGATAGTAAGAAATCAGACTTTGTTGCTATACAAGTATGGGGTAAGATAGGGAATGACATGTTTCTAATTGATAGGATTAAGAAACGAATGGACTTTGTTGATACTGTTAAAGCTATTAAAACTATGAACAGTAAACATTCTGATATTAACTCTATATACATTGAAGATAAGGCAAATGGTTCAGCAATAATATCTACTCTTAGAAGTTCAATTCCTTACATTATTCCAGTTACACCTAAAGAAAGTAAAGAAGCAAGAGTATCAGCTATATCACCACAAATAGAAGCAGGACATGTATATTTACCATCATATGATATAGCACCATGGATAGAAGAATTTATAGACGAATGTTGTAAATTTCCAAAAGGGGTTAATGATGACGAAGTAGATTGTATGTCACAAGCAATTAACAAACTAAAAAATATATATGCTGATTTAATATCTGATGATGAGAATATAGATGATGATGATTACATGTCATATGATGAACAAATATCAGAAATGTGTAAATGTACATAA
- a CDS encoding Bro-N domain-containing protein, producing the protein MSKQLKAVHSQEVLGKEFVVYGDIQNPLFLAKDVATWIEHSDLSRMVDLVDDEEKLKRTLYVSGQNREVWLLTEDGLYEVLMQSRKPIAKSFKKEVKKILKEIRINGGYINPNASLEQVSNMVEAYTFKQITKQIKECDILKLKEVVLNILDVNSDLGKKQRDLYHKKMNAKEYKQHLREHVRKAILEREYPKDYMSAIETAIRLELLDELDKNIIITERKSSGQKLGYANKRLIEQVH; encoded by the coding sequence ATGAGTAAGCAATTGAAAGCAGTACACAGTCAGGAAGTTTTAGGAAAAGAGTTTGTTGTATACGGAGATATTCAAAATCCATTATTTTTAGCAAAGGATGTTGCTACATGGATAGAACATAGTGATTTATCTCGTATGGTCGATTTAGTTGATGATGAAGAAAAGCTAAAACGTACATTATACGTATCAGGTCAAAATCGTGAAGTATGGCTACTTACAGAGGACGGTTTGTATGAAGTCTTAATGCAAAGTAGAAAACCCATTGCAAAGTCATTTAAAAAAGAAGTGAAGAAAATATTAAAGGAAATTAGAATTAATGGCGGTTATATAAATCCTAATGCATCATTGGAGCAAGTATCTAATATGGTCGAAGCTTATACATTTAAGCAGATCACTAAACAAATTAAGGAATGTGATATATTGAAACTTAAAGAAGTAGTTTTGAATATATTAGATGTTAATAGTGATTTAGGTAAAAAACAGAGAGATTTGTACCATAAAAAAATGAATGCTAAAGAGTATAAGCAGCATTTAAGAGAGCATGTCAGAAAAGCAATCCTTGAGCGTGAATACCCAAAAGACTATATGAGTGCAATTGAAACAGCTATAAGACTTGAATTACTTGATGAGTTAGATAAGAACATTATAATTACAGAACGTAAAAGTAGCGGTCAAAAACTTGGTTATGCAAATAAAAGATTAATAGAACAGGTACATTAA